Proteins found in one uncultured Desulfuromonas sp. genomic segment:
- a CDS encoding site-2 protease family protein, with protein sequence MGPSEMALLPLRRELRLYPAAAEEGRPGWTLEDPVRNRFFRLGRHQVEQLARWDCGTACALCTRIKQETDLSLDVDEVAAFQQFLLANSLLQSGHPTVQNFLENRVSQKTSLWMRALQSYIFFRVPLWRPQRFLAATLPYVRCLASPTALGLYVAALIAALILLTPQWSSFVDSFAYFISWQGAATYLVVLFLVKFLHELGHAYTATAHGINVPVIGVAFIVLWPMLYSDNTDAWREQSCRVRMKVVAAGIGVEVVLAVLATLLWTVLQPGLFKSLCFALATSSWLHSLLINLSPFMRFDGYYLLSDLLGVPNLASRAFALGRWQLRRLLWGMDQPKPEYFSPRLERSLTLYCYATWLYRLILFTGIALMVYHLFFKALGILLFTIEFALFVVKPILSEVLQWWRQRQLIGCNGHVTVMLLVLATLVGLLFVPFETTLVVPAQLVAKERHRVFVPFPAQLEKIHVYNGRKVSRGDLLFTLSSRQLDARKKIIDLEIKALTVQLQRELGAKHKLETTAVTENRLTAALIEAQGLDNKIEQLQIRATLAGEVEQLPDAVVAGSWVGFAQLLCQIVSAPGEKIVGSIAEDDLALLADCSHGWFYAEEGDLSRVPCRVAFIDSTNQLTLEPAALASVYGGDVAVVGRDGALLRPLENRYRIEFAVKRSIDAPTSIRGHVRIKGQSLSVLTRVWRSLAPGLIRESQF encoded by the coding sequence ATGGGACCTTCTGAAATGGCATTGCTGCCGTTGCGGCGCGAACTGCGTCTCTATCCGGCCGCGGCTGAAGAGGGTCGCCCCGGATGGACCCTGGAAGACCCGGTCCGCAACCGCTTCTTTCGCCTGGGGCGCCATCAGGTAGAGCAACTGGCCCGCTGGGACTGTGGGACGGCGTGCGCCTTGTGCACGCGGATCAAACAGGAGACCGACCTCAGCCTAGATGTGGATGAGGTCGCCGCCTTCCAGCAGTTTCTGCTGGCCAATTCCTTGCTGCAGTCCGGCCATCCCACTGTGCAGAATTTCCTGGAAAACCGCGTGTCGCAGAAGACCTCGTTGTGGATGCGTGCCCTGCAATCCTATATTTTTTTCCGCGTCCCGCTGTGGCGGCCGCAACGGTTTCTGGCCGCAACCCTGCCCTATGTGCGTTGTCTGGCAAGTCCCACGGCTCTTGGGCTCTACGTCGCCGCGCTGATTGCGGCTCTGATTCTGCTGACTCCGCAGTGGAGTTCCTTTGTCGATTCCTTTGCCTATTTCATCAGCTGGCAGGGAGCTGCAACCTATCTTGTCGTGTTGTTTCTGGTCAAATTTCTTCACGAGTTGGGCCACGCCTATACGGCGACGGCGCACGGCATCAACGTTCCGGTGATCGGCGTGGCGTTCATTGTCTTGTGGCCGATGCTCTATTCGGACAATACCGATGCTTGGCGCGAGCAAAGTTGCCGGGTGCGTATGAAAGTCGTCGCGGCCGGTATCGGCGTGGAGGTTGTCCTTGCCGTGCTGGCGACGTTGTTGTGGACAGTGTTGCAGCCCGGTTTGTTCAAAAGCCTGTGTTTCGCTCTGGCAACGTCGAGCTGGCTCCATTCTTTGCTGATCAATCTCAGCCCGTTTATGCGTTTCGACGGCTATTACCTGCTTTCTGACCTGCTCGGCGTGCCCAATCTGGCGTCGCGTGCATTTGCTCTCGGCCGCTGGCAGCTGCGCCGTTTGCTCTGGGGTATGGACCAGCCAAAACCGGAGTATTTTTCACCGCGGCTGGAGCGCAGTCTCACCCTTTACTGCTACGCCACCTGGTTGTATCGGCTCATTTTGTTTACAGGTATCGCCTTGATGGTCTATCACCTGTTTTTCAAGGCGCTGGGGATTCTTCTTTTCACCATAGAATTTGCCTTGTTCGTCGTCAAACCGATTCTTAGCGAAGTGCTGCAGTGGTGGCGGCAACGTCAATTGATCGGTTGCAATGGTCACGTGACGGTCATGCTGCTGGTGCTGGCCACCTTGGTCGGGCTGCTGTTCGTGCCGTTTGAGACCACGCTTGTGGTGCCCGCCCAGTTAGTAGCCAAAGAACGGCATCGCGTGTTTGTTCCGTTCCCGGCGCAGCTCGAAAAGATCCACGTGTACAACGGCCGGAAGGTGAGCCGAGGTGATCTGCTGTTTACCCTGTCGTCACGGCAGCTCGATGCCCGCAAAAAAATCATTGATCTGGAGATCAAGGCGCTGACCGTTCAATTACAGCGGGAACTGGGCGCCAAGCATAAACTGGAAACCACGGCGGTGACGGAAAACCGTCTGACCGCAGCGTTGATCGAGGCTCAGGGACTGGACAATAAAATTGAGCAATTGCAGATTCGCGCCACCTTGGCCGGCGAGGTAGAGCAACTTCCCGACGCCGTAGTGGCTGGGAGCTGGGTGGGATTTGCCCAACTGCTTTGTCAGATTGTTTCCGCGCCCGGTGAAAAAATTGTCGGCTCGATTGCCGAAGACGATCTGGCGTTGCTGGCGGACTGCTCTCATGGCTGGTTTTATGCGGAGGAAGGCGATCTGTCCCGGGTTCCCTGTCGCGTTGCCTTTATCGATTCCACCAATCAGCTGACGCTGGAACCGGCAGCGCTGGCCTCTGTTTATGGTGGTGATGTCGCTGTTGTCGGCCGGGATGGAGCGTTGTTGCGTCCGTTGGAAAACCGTTATCGCATCGAGTTTGCCGTCAAGCGGAGCATCGACGCGCCTACTTCCATCCGTGGTCATGTCCGGATCAAGGGACAATCGTTATCAGTGCTGACTCGTGTGTGGAGGTCTCTGGCTCCGGGACTGATTAGAGAGAGCCAGTTTTGA
- a CDS encoding NrtA/SsuA/CpmA family ABC transporter substrate-binding protein: MKKKLILFLILCAWPMLSYAAEPLRFAFQNRIGSVLPIIAVDQRFFAAEGLDVTTQMFSSGPACAEALTSGAADIATMGDTTALIALSRNLPVQLLFSHASGEQRHRVMVMNPALKSVDDLRGKRIGVKKGTSTYGGLLKLLSRNGLTEQDVRLINLRPATLIEALQAGSIDAFAASEPTPSMAEMRDAHQLTTLGGLGNHYPILIVGQSRYINDHPQQLAAFRRGLQRALTFLHRYPQQAEKIVATTLNLPPDVIKQAMARHTYHLKLDQEILTSLADTGDFLLQQKIIRQQPKLPQPESILVRK, translated from the coding sequence ATGAAGAAAAAGCTGATTTTATTCCTGATCCTTTGCGCGTGGCCCATGCTGAGTTATGCGGCAGAACCGTTACGCTTTGCCTTTCAGAACCGCATCGGCAGTGTGCTGCCGATCATTGCCGTCGACCAACGCTTTTTTGCCGCTGAAGGGCTTGACGTCACCACCCAGATGTTCAGCAGCGGCCCGGCCTGTGCCGAAGCACTCACCTCCGGAGCGGCAGACATCGCCACCATGGGTGACACCACAGCACTCATCGCCCTGTCGCGCAACCTGCCGGTACAACTGCTCTTCAGCCATGCCAGCGGCGAACAGCGTCACCGGGTCATGGTCATGAATCCAGCCCTGAAAAGTGTCGACGATCTGCGCGGCAAGCGCATCGGAGTAAAAAAAGGCACCTCCACGTATGGAGGCTTGTTGAAACTACTGAGCCGCAACGGCTTGACAGAACAGGATGTGCGGCTGATCAATCTGCGCCCGGCCACATTGATTGAAGCACTCCAGGCCGGATCCATCGACGCCTTTGCCGCCAGTGAACCGACACCATCCATGGCCGAGATGCGCGATGCCCATCAACTGACCACCCTTGGCGGCCTCGGCAATCACTACCCGATTCTCATTGTCGGCCAATCGCGCTATATCAACGACCATCCTCAACAGCTGGCCGCATTCCGCCGCGGTCTGCAACGTGCGTTGACATTCCTGCATCGCTATCCGCAGCAGGCTGAAAAAATTGTCGCCACCACGCTCAATCTGCCGCCCGATGTCATCAAACAAGCGATGGCCCGCCATACCTACCACCTCAAACTGGACCAAGAGATTCTTACCAGTCTCGCCGATACCGGCGACTTCCTTTTACAGCAAAAAATCATCCGTCAGCAACCAAAGCTGCCGCAACCGGAGTCAATCTTGGTCAGGAAGTGA
- a CDS encoding zinc metalloprotease HtpX has product MDRNNWFQQFFRNQLQTLALLVFVVGYLALLGWLVWGSSGLWLVALAFVVLAGSSVSPQQVMRWHRAQPLSPQQAPQLYRLLQQLAQRARLPQVPDLYYLPDRQANAFAVGSPERSAVAVSDGLIRLLNHDEWAGVLAHELSHIQQRDLQVLRLSDLANRFTQMLSAMTMLMIMISLPLLLFSNASLNLGVVLLVMGAPMLSSLAHLAISRVREFAADLNAARLTGDPQGLASALVKLEGAQQRWWNVFRLPRPAELGLLRTHPPLQQRIDRLMALLPEGARRYRTRPMNQPHVFQSQRPWWLS; this is encoded by the coding sequence ATGGATCGCAATAACTGGTTTCAACAATTCTTTCGCAATCAGCTCCAGACTCTGGCCTTGCTGGTGTTTGTCGTCGGCTATCTGGCCCTGCTCGGCTGGCTGGTGTGGGGCAGTAGTGGCCTGTGGCTGGTTGCCCTTGCCTTTGTCGTTCTGGCGGGCAGCTCGGTATCACCGCAACAGGTGATGCGCTGGCATCGTGCTCAGCCATTATCTCCCCAACAGGCGCCGCAGTTGTATCGTCTGTTGCAGCAACTGGCTCAGCGTGCCCGGTTGCCGCAGGTGCCGGACCTCTATTATCTCCCCGACCGACAAGCCAATGCCTTTGCCGTCGGTAGCCCGGAACGCTCAGCTGTGGCTGTGAGCGACGGGCTGATCCGGTTGCTTAATCACGATGAATGGGCCGGCGTGCTGGCCCATGAACTCAGCCATATTCAACAGCGCGATCTACAGGTGCTGCGGTTGTCTGATCTGGCCAACCGCTTTACCCAAATGCTGTCGGCCATGACCATGCTGATGATTATGATCAGCCTGCCTCTGTTGCTGTTTTCCAATGCCTCGCTTAATCTGGGTGTGGTGTTGCTGGTGATGGGGGCGCCGATGCTGAGCAGTCTGGCTCATCTGGCAATCTCCAGGGTGCGTGAATTTGCCGCCGATCTCAATGCCGCCCGCCTCACAGGCGACCCTCAAGGCTTGGCCTCTGCCCTAGTCAAACTCGAAGGTGCCCAACAACGCTGGTGGAATGTGTTCCGCCTGCCGCGCCCGGCAGAACTGGGGCTGCTGCGTACTCACCCACCGCTGCAACAACGGATCGACCGTCTCATGGCGCTGTTGCCGGAAGGGGCACGCCGCTATCGTACTCGGCCGATGAATCAGCCTCACGTATTTCAATCGCAGCGTCCCTGGTGGTTGTCGTAA
- a CDS encoding HlyD family efflux transporter periplasmic adaptor subunit: MNEASQVTFLSGLVHLETRLRQAENVDALSYRLANETRNLVQYDQLIVWRYSKKGITLSAVSGVDRVAALSPFAHQFQHLVRDLRGEERGKNLFDLPRDAFLHCSRGDLLSDLPWQHLLWVPLTKGEATPCAGLLVFREQTGWSDQEKKLFEHLADTAQHAWKALQPGFERAPRQRRWIGWAVAAVLLAGSCFPIRLSVLAPGEVVARDMVIITAPLDGIVARVLVQPNENVTEGQPLATLDQTSLSNQLNVARQAFEVVKAQYQHARQRAFSDAEARENLLLFEAQLRQKQAELDYAKSLLAQTRITAPCDGVAVFNDVNDWLGRPVTTGERIMTVASPQSVELHVLLPVKDAIRLDPEQRAGFFLNVAPTRPLAATIERIGYETVADPVLGPVYPIKAVFSSSVTADVRIGARGTARLYGRRVALIYAILRKPLTQLRLYVGI; encoded by the coding sequence ATGAATGAAGCCTCCCAGGTGACGTTTCTCAGTGGTCTGGTCCATCTGGAAACGCGTTTGCGCCAGGCGGAGAATGTTGATGCCCTGAGTTACCGTCTCGCCAACGAAACGCGCAACCTGGTGCAGTATGATCAGCTGATTGTCTGGCGCTACAGCAAAAAAGGGATTACGTTGAGCGCGGTTTCCGGTGTGGACCGAGTCGCGGCGTTGTCGCCGTTTGCCCATCAGTTTCAGCACCTGGTCCGTGATTTGCGCGGCGAGGAGCGCGGAAAAAATTTGTTTGATCTGCCGCGCGACGCGTTTTTGCACTGCTCGCGCGGTGACCTGTTAAGCGATCTTCCCTGGCAACATCTGTTGTGGGTGCCTCTGACCAAAGGAGAGGCAACGCCTTGTGCTGGCTTGCTGGTGTTTCGCGAACAGACCGGCTGGAGCGACCAGGAAAAAAAACTGTTTGAGCATCTCGCCGATACCGCACAACATGCCTGGAAAGCCCTGCAGCCTGGTTTTGAACGGGCACCGCGTCAGCGCCGCTGGATCGGCTGGGCCGTGGCGGCCGTGCTCCTCGCCGGAAGCTGTTTTCCCATCCGCCTGTCCGTGCTGGCACCGGGGGAGGTGGTGGCCCGTGACATGGTTATTATTACCGCGCCCCTCGACGGCATTGTCGCCCGGGTTCTCGTACAACCCAACGAAAACGTCACCGAGGGGCAACCTCTGGCGACGCTTGATCAGACCAGCCTGTCCAATCAGCTCAATGTCGCCCGCCAGGCATTTGAAGTGGTCAAAGCCCAATATCAACATGCGCGGCAGCGCGCCTTCAGTGATGCCGAGGCACGGGAAAATCTCCTCCTTTTTGAAGCCCAGTTGCGCCAGAAACAGGCTGAGCTTGACTATGCCAAATCGCTGTTGGCACAAACCCGCATCACGGCTCCGTGCGACGGTGTCGCCGTGTTTAACGACGTCAATGACTGGCTCGGGCGACCGGTGACCACGGGAGAGCGGATCATGACCGTGGCCTCACCGCAGTCGGTGGAATTGCATGTTTTGCTGCCGGTGAAAGACGCCATCCGTCTCGACCCAGAGCAACGCGCCGGTTTTTTTCTCAATGTGGCCCCTACCCGCCCTTTGGCGGCGACTATTGAACGGATCGGCTATGAAACCGTGGCGGACCCGGTGTTGGGACCGGTTTATCCGATTAAAGCGGTCTTTTCCTCGTCCGTCACCGCAGACGTGCGTATCGGTGCGCGGGGAACAGCGCGTCTGTACGGTCGGCGTGTGGCCTTGATCTATGCCATACTGCGCAAACCGTTGACCCAGTTGCGGTTGTATGTTGGGATCTGA
- a CDS encoding ABC transporter ATP-binding protein — MFEFDHVSLGYPTSRNAGTKYPPIIDNLTLSLTGGEFVCVLGPSGCGKTTLLNLAAGFLTPDQGQVRFDGREINGPSPQRGVVFQDATLFPWRTVLGNVMFGLRRQGVDRHQARLQAITILTQVGLGEHIDAWPVTLSGGMRQRAALARILALNPKALLLDEPFSALDANSREHLQDTLLDLWQKRPRTVLYITHSVEEAAYLADRVLIFGPAPNHLCADLPVTLPRPRYRSSAEVQNLARTLRQHLNQLPCCLKPSKDPS; from the coding sequence ATGTTTGAATTTGATCACGTCAGCCTGGGCTATCCGACCTCCCGCAATGCCGGGACCAAGTACCCACCCATTATTGATAACCTGACACTATCGCTGACTGGGGGCGAATTTGTCTGCGTGCTTGGCCCGAGCGGCTGCGGCAAAACCACGCTGCTCAATTTGGCCGCCGGATTTCTCACCCCAGATCAGGGCCAGGTTCGCTTTGACGGCCGCGAGATCAACGGCCCGTCACCGCAGCGCGGCGTGGTGTTTCAGGATGCCACCCTGTTCCCCTGGCGCACCGTGCTCGGCAATGTCATGTTCGGTTTACGCCGCCAAGGGGTTGATCGCCATCAGGCCCGCCTTCAAGCCATCACCATCCTGACCCAGGTCGGACTGGGGGAACACATCGATGCCTGGCCCGTCACCCTGTCCGGCGGCATGCGCCAGCGCGCAGCCCTGGCGCGCATTCTCGCCCTCAACCCTAAAGCATTACTGCTCGATGAACCGTTCAGCGCACTCGACGCCAACAGTCGTGAACACCTGCAGGACACCTTGCTTGATCTGTGGCAAAAACGACCACGAACCGTGCTCTACATCACCCACAGCGTTGAGGAGGCCGCCTATCTGGCGGATCGGGTGTTGATCTTTGGCCCCGCCCCCAACCACCTGTGTGCGGATCTGCCGGTCACCCTGCCGCGACCACGCTATCGCTCCAGCGCCGAGGTACAAAATCTGGCCCGCACCCTGCGCCAGCATCTCAACCAGTTGCCGTGTTGTCTGAAACCTTCGAAGGACCCGTCATGA
- a CDS encoding ammonium transporter, with the protein MLRYACRMVPGLLFAPATCLAAETTCDSGTTAWMMISVALVLLMIPGLAMFYGGLVRTKNVLSTMMHSYVALAIIGVLWVAVGYSLTFGKSILGGVVGWNPDYFFLSGIDSTIIDGIPEYITAMFQGKFAIITPALISGAIAERVYMRGYAAFIALWFLLVYCPLCHWIWAPDGWLFNYGAAGVVDLAGGLVIHVSAGASALVAAIYLGPRKGFPTKPMQPNNLVMTMMGAGLLWVGWFGFNAGSTLHSGLDTARALTMTQISAASGALTWLIIEALTFRKATALGFVSGILAGLVVITPAAAVVQPVGALTLGACSSILCYYALGMKMKLGYDDSLDCFGIHGVGSGLGVLLLCFFIRDSWMSDAAAAAGGSWTAFDQLGVQLVGMGATIALAVVVTLALCFAIEKTIGFRVDAQSEAEGLDQTLHGENGYGLTDSSING; encoded by the coding sequence ATGTTGCGCTATGCCTGCCGCATGGTGCCAGGGCTCCTTTTTGCCCCGGCCACCTGTTTGGCTGCGGAAACCACCTGTGATTCGGGGACCACAGCGTGGATGATGATCTCCGTAGCTCTTGTCTTATTGATGATCCCCGGACTCGCCATGTTCTATGGTGGTCTTGTTCGTACCAAAAACGTTCTCTCCACCATGATGCACAGCTATGTTGCCCTGGCGATCATTGGTGTATTGTGGGTCGCTGTCGGCTATTCACTGACTTTCGGCAAAAGTATCCTCGGTGGCGTTGTCGGTTGGAATCCCGATTACTTTTTCCTCAGCGGTATTGACAGCACCATTATCGACGGCATCCCGGAATATATCACGGCCATGTTCCAAGGCAAATTTGCCATTATCACCCCGGCCCTGATCAGCGGTGCCATTGCCGAACGTGTCTACATGCGTGGTTACGCCGCCTTTATCGCCCTGTGGTTCCTGCTGGTCTATTGCCCGCTGTGCCACTGGATCTGGGCGCCGGATGGTTGGCTGTTCAACTACGGCGCTGCCGGTGTTGTTGATCTGGCCGGTGGTCTGGTCATCCACGTCTCTGCCGGTGCCAGCGCCCTGGTGGCCGCCATCTATCTCGGCCCCCGCAAGGGGTTCCCCACCAAGCCGATGCAACCAAACAATCTGGTCATGACCATGATGGGTGCCGGTTTGCTGTGGGTTGGCTGGTTTGGTTTTAATGCCGGTTCCACTTTGCACAGTGGCCTGGATACCGCCCGCGCCCTGACCATGACCCAGATCTCCGCCGCCAGTGGCGCGTTGACCTGGCTGATTATTGAAGCCTTAACCTTCCGCAAAGCCACCGCACTGGGCTTTGTCTCCGGCATTCTCGCCGGTCTGGTTGTCATCACTCCGGCAGCCGCCGTCGTCCAACCCGTCGGCGCTCTGACCTTGGGGGCCTGTTCCTCGATTCTGTGCTACTACGCTCTGGGCATGAAGATGAAACTCGGCTACGACGACAGCCTTGACTGCTTCGGTATTCACGGTGTCGGCAGTGGCCTTGGTGTGTTACTGCTGTGTTTCTTCATCCGCGACAGTTGGATGAGCGATGCCGCTGCAGCGGCAGGTGGCAGTTGGACCGCATTTGATCAGCTGGGCGTTCAACTGGTCGGCATGGGTGCAACAATTGCCCTGGCCGTCGTGGTAACATTGGCCCTGTGCTTTGCCATTGAAAAAACCATCGGCTTTCGCGTTGATGCACAAAGTGAAGCGGAAGGACTTGACCAGACCCTGCATGGGGAAAATGGTTATGGTTTAACGGATTCATCCATTAACGGTTGA
- a CDS encoding efflux RND transporter periplasmic adaptor subunit has translation MVVAALQIAGIGRAQAADVRGLIVSDLRTTLSAQISGTIDAITVDMGDTFKSGQVLVRVKDDIYRTQLARLEAELRSTRQQLDANRKLKELNSIGTLDVLQSEALVKQKESERHLYEIQWRQCTLKAPFPGRVVERLASPHQFVTPGTPLLDIIDDKHLSVQAFVPSHWIRSLRPGQRCMLYVDEIGMTFSARVTSLGARIDANSQMLEVRAAIEDRSPQLLAGMSGQLDFGDLIPGDAVHE, from the coding sequence TTGGTCGTAGCCGCCCTGCAGATCGCCGGAATCGGGCGGGCACAGGCGGCAGATGTGCGCGGGTTGATCGTTTCCGATCTGCGCACGACGCTGTCGGCGCAAATTTCCGGAACCATTGATGCCATCACTGTTGACATGGGCGACACCTTCAAGTCCGGCCAGGTTCTGGTACGAGTGAAAGACGACATATACCGGACTCAACTGGCCCGACTTGAAGCTGAGCTGCGCAGCACCCGTCAGCAACTTGATGCGAACCGCAAGCTTAAGGAACTGAATTCTATCGGCACGCTCGACGTGCTGCAGAGTGAGGCCCTGGTTAAGCAGAAGGAAAGTGAACGCCATCTGTACGAGATCCAATGGCGTCAGTGTACCTTGAAGGCACCGTTTCCAGGTCGGGTGGTGGAACGTCTCGCCAGCCCGCACCAGTTTGTCACTCCGGGAACGCCGTTGCTGGATATTATCGACGACAAACATCTCAGCGTCCAGGCGTTCGTTCCGTCCCACTGGATTCGCTCGCTGCGTCCCGGTCAGCGTTGCATGCTTTACGTCGATGAGATCGGCATGACGTTTTCCGCGCGGGTAACCTCCCTCGGCGCGCGCATCGATGCCAACAGCCAGATGCTCGAAGTGCGGGCGGCGATTGAAGACCGCTCACCCCAGCTTCTGGCCGGTATGAGCGGTCAGCTCGATTTTGGTGACCTGATTCCGGGAGACGCCGTTCATGAATGA
- a CDS encoding DUF429 domain-containing protein — MPYFIGIDCATRPQKTGVALGVLHDDRVIIERCATGDRRRGALELILDWVSKDDDVILGLDAPLGWPEAMGQQLAHHQAGMGLTAEPHAMFRRYTDTAIKQRLGKQPLDVGSNLIARTAHMALTLLQQLRDATGLPIPLAWDPDEDARWRAIEVYPAATRLVHGVRDKGGHLSGLEAVLDWSRVTDVVTVSDDAADAVVCVLAAADFYRGQTCPPDNEAVARREGWIWVGSLPDQD; from the coding sequence ATGCCCTATTTCATCGGCATCGATTGCGCCACCCGCCCACAAAAAACCGGCGTCGCTCTCGGTGTTTTACACGATGATCGCGTCATCATAGAGCGTTGCGCGACAGGTGACCGCCGGCGCGGTGCTCTCGAATTGATCCTCGACTGGGTCAGTAAAGACGATGACGTGATCTTGGGTTTGGATGCTCCGCTCGGCTGGCCCGAGGCCATGGGGCAACAACTGGCCCACCATCAGGCGGGTATGGGCCTGACCGCCGAACCCCACGCCATGTTTCGTCGTTATACCGATACCGCCATTAAACAGCGCCTTGGCAAACAGCCGCTTGATGTCGGCTCCAATCTCATTGCCCGCACCGCCCATATGGCGTTAACCCTGTTGCAACAACTGCGCGATGCTACCGGCTTGCCGATCCCCCTGGCCTGGGACCCTGACGAAGACGCCCGCTGGCGCGCCATTGAGGTGTATCCGGCTGCGACCCGCCTGGTCCATGGTGTCAGGGATAAAGGCGGCCATCTGAGCGGGCTGGAAGCCGTGCTCGACTGGTCGCGGGTGACCGATGTTGTCACGGTCTCGGACGATGCCGCAGATGCCGTCGTGTGTGTGCTGGCTGCGGCTGATTTTTATCGGGGCCAAACGTGTCCACCGGACAATGAGGCTGTGGCGCGCCGTGAAGGTTGGATCTGGGTGGGATCACTTCCTGACCAAGATTGA
- a CDS encoding ATP-binding protein, with protein sequence MELDQELKQQLKRVLSAVEQMLPQPVDVVDWSATLAAAWRSHSVSGTLEAMPETEGTTLDDLLGIDEQKQLVADNTRQFIDGYPANNILLWGARGTGKSSLVRALLNSYASLGLRIVQVDKDDLHHLPDIFAQIKQQPYRFILFCDDLSFEVGEKSYKILKSVLDGAVYAAPANCLIYVTSNRRYLIPQYDFDNIGNHIKGGEVRASETIEEKNSLSDRFGLWVSFDSFSQDQYLNVVRQCIERLCQDYERHLPWDAEVEAAAIRWSHDKSKRCGRTAYQFSKRWVGMQLRAGSE encoded by the coding sequence ATGGAACTGGATCAGGAATTGAAACAACAGCTGAAGCGGGTACTTAGCGCTGTAGAGCAGATGCTGCCGCAACCCGTTGACGTTGTTGATTGGAGTGCGACTCTGGCGGCGGCGTGGCGTAGTCATTCGGTCTCGGGAACATTGGAGGCAATGCCGGAAACGGAAGGAACAACGTTGGATGACCTGCTTGGCATTGACGAGCAGAAGCAGTTAGTTGCCGACAATACCCGGCAGTTTATCGATGGCTATCCGGCCAATAATATTTTGTTGTGGGGCGCGCGGGGAACCGGCAAGTCGTCCCTGGTGCGGGCGCTTCTCAACAGTTATGCGTCGTTGGGGTTGCGGATCGTTCAGGTTGATAAAGACGATCTGCATCATCTGCCGGATATTTTTGCCCAGATCAAGCAGCAGCCTTACCGCTTCATCCTGTTTTGCGATGACCTGTCCTTTGAAGTGGGCGAAAAAAGCTACAAAATCCTCAAAAGTGTCCTGGACGGTGCGGTGTATGCGGCACCCGCCAATTGCCTGATTTATGTGACCTCCAACCGCCGCTATCTGATTCCACAATACGATTTTGACAATATCGGCAATCATATCAAAGGTGGAGAGGTGCGTGCCTCGGAAACCATTGAAGAGAAGAATTCATTGTCAGATCGTTTTGGCCTGTGGGTGTCGTTTGATTCATTCAGTCAGGATCAGTACCTTAATGTGGTACGCCAATGCATCGAACGGTTGTGTCAGGACTATGAGCGGCACTTGCCATGGGATGCCGAGGTGGAAGCGGCAGCGATTCGCTGGTCACATGATAAAAGCAAGCGTTGTGGCCGTACTGCTTACCAATTTTCTAAGCGCTGGGTGGGGATGCAGTTACGGGCTGGGTCAGAATAG